In one window of Henckelia pumila isolate YLH828 chromosome 1, ASM3356847v2, whole genome shotgun sequence DNA:
- the LOC140875035 gene encoding protein NRT1/ PTR FAMILY 1.2-like yields MIEEKQEQEQGQEPLLRENEDDTNNKGGFRTLPFIVGAEALEKLATYGLTPNMTVYLMGQYHMRMTTASNVLFLWSSATNFMPIVWAIIADSLLGRFYAIGFGSIICFLGMILLWLTTVITNAKPTPCDESSAHCSSPTVLQFVFLCSSLGLISIGAGGVRSSSLAFGANQLRKGNPKKTSRVKDSYFSWYYASTTFSVIIAYTCVVYIQDNLGWRVGIAVPASLMLLAVFVFFSASSFYIKPDCKTSLVTDLVKVIVASYKNRHFKLSDGTADVVYQHNNGSSNIPPSRNLRLLNKACVVKDPQCDPAANGIATNSISMCTVDQVEELKSLLRVIPIWSTGMIMFVNVCQTSFTVLQAASMNRKISSFEVPAASFSTLAFLSVIIWVIFYDRVFLSLASRVRGRRVQISTRTRMGFGIFLSFTAMLVTAAVESIRRTTVAANMSAVWLVPQHCLTGFAEALNVIAQNEFYFSELPRSMWSIAATLNAIGLALANLVASFILNSVDVISKEGGHESWISSDIDKGRYDYYYLVLAGLSMANMLYFLVCSNAYGPLKVDTNLAEEENEF; encoded by the exons atgatcgaagaaaaacaagAACAAGAACAAGGACAAGAGCCTCTTCTTCGTGAAAATGAAGATGATACTAACAATAAGGGTGGCTTCAGAACTTTGCCCTTTATCGTTG GGGCTGAAGCATTGGAGAAGCTGGCAACATATGGGCTGACTCCAAATATGACAGTTTATTTGATGGGACAGTATCATATGAGAATGACCACTGCGTCAAATGTATTGTTTCTTTGGTCCTCAGCAACAAATTTCATGCCAATTGTATGGGCGATCATTGCAGATTCTTTATTGGGCCGGTTTTATGCCATCGGATTTGGATCCATAATTTGCTTTctg GGAATGATTCTTCTGTGGTTAACCACTGTGATCACAAATGCGAAACCGACTCCATGTGATGAATCCAGCGCCCATTGCAGCTCCCCCACGGTCCTCCAGTTTGTGTTCCTGTGCAGCTCTCTCGGCCTGATTTCCATAGGAGCAGGAGGAGTCCGATCATCGTCGTTAGCCTTCGGTGCAAATCAACTCCGCAAAGGAAATCCCAAGAAGACATCACGTGTAAAAGACAGCTATTTCAGCTGGTACTATGCGTCCACCACTTTCTCCGTCATTATTGCCTACACATGTGTTGTTTACATTCAAGACAACTTGGGATGGAGAGTAGGCATCGCCGTCCCCGCCTCGCTGATGTTGCTAGCCGTGTTTGTGTTCTTCTCAGCTTCCTCATTCTACATCAAACCGGATTGTAAAACAAGCTTAGTAACCGATTTGGTTAAGGTGATCGTAGCTTCTTACAAAAACCGGCATTTCAAACTATCCGATGGAACCGCGGATGTGGTGTACCAACACAATAATGGCTCGTCTAATATTCCTCCTAGTCGGAACCTCAG GCTTCTTAACAAGGCTTGCGTAGTTAAAGATCCACAGTGCGACCCGGCGGCAAATGGGATCGCAACAAATTCGATTAGTATGTGCACGGTAGATCAAGTCGAGGAGCTCAAGTCTCTGCTACGAGTAATCCCGATATGGTCTACAGGAATGATCATGTTTGTAAACGTATGCCAGACCTCATTTACAGTACTCCAGGCCGCATCAATGAACCGAAAAATATCGTCTTTCGAGGTTCCTGCGGCCTCATTTAGCACATTGGCGTTCCTATCGGTGATAATATGGGTCATTTTCTACGACCGTGTGTTTCTTTCATTAGCATCCAGAGTCAGGGGACGGCGGGTTCAAATCAGTACTAGAACAAGAATGGGATTCGGGATATTTCTCTCATTTACAGCCATGTTGGTTACAGCTGCAGTCGAAAGCATCCGGCGAACAACAGTTGCTGCCAACATGTCTGCAGTCTGGCTCGTGCCACAACATTGCCTCACAGGCTTTGCAGAGGCGTTGAACGTTATCGCACAAAACGAGTTCTATTTCTCGGAACTCCCGAGAAGTATGTGGAGCATAGCTGCAACACTGAATGCGATTGGATTAGCTTTGGCGAATTTGGTTGCGAGTTTTATACTTAATAGTGTTGATGTGATCTCGAAAGAAGGCGGGCACGAGAGCTGGATTTCGAGCGATATCGATAAGGGTCGCTATGATTATTACTACTTGGTTCTTGCGGGGTTGAGCATGGCTAACATGTTGTATTTTCTTGTTTGTAGCAATGCTTATGGTCCATTGAAAGTGGATACAAATCTTGCAGAAGAAGAGAATGAGTTCTGA